Below is a window of Cytobacillus firmus DNA.
GTTATTTGTATCAGCTGGGGTATCTGCTTGAATGTCCGGTGTATTGCCACTGAGTGTATTCTCTCGAACAGCGTTGTCATTTGCATCCGATGTTAAAAGGATTCCAGGACCAACGTTCTTTTTCACCAGGTTTTGGTCTACGATGTTTTCGTCAGAGTCACTATCCAGTTCAATTCCTGTAAACGCGTTTTTCTTTACTTTATTGCCCACAATGCTATTGTTATTTCCGCCTGCTACATCAATTCCATCCTCGCTGTTATTTTTCACATTGTTATTAAAAACTAAGTTATTTGCAAACTCAGATAGATCGATTCCATCGCTGGTGTTGCGGTTAAAGTTATTCCCAAAGATGAAGTTACCATCGGAACCAACGTCGATCCCATCATCACCGTTGTTTTTGGAAACATTATCGATAACAATGTGTCCGCCAGCTACCTCAATACCATCGACTGCGTTGCCAATTACCCTATTCCTCAACACCAAATTTATTGATCCATGCAAAATTATCCCGAAGGATTCGTTTTCTTTAAACTTGCTTTCGACCACATAATTGCTGCTACCATCGATGTGGATTCCTGCAATCCCGTTTTGTACCGAGGTAATCTTAAAAATTAAGTTGCGATCACCAGATGGCATATCAATTCCGTCACTTCCATTGTTTCGAACCTCTATATCTCGAAGGATGTTATCACTGGTAAAAATGTCAATTCCATCTTCAGTATAGTCCCTTACTGTAAAACCAGAAATTGTCACAAAGCTCGAGTTCACAACAATCCCATCACCTGGAGATCCTGTACCGTCCAGAATCGTCTGGCCGATCCCTGCCCCCAGAAGTCTAAGGCGATCCAGTCCAGCTGGAATGACAACATTTTCTTCAAAAACGCCTGCAGCTACCCGGATTGTATCTCCAGGATCTGCATCATTAAAAGCGTCATTAATACTTTCGCCTGCAAGAACATTAATTACTGCCATTTAATCTCACCTCCTTTCTATCAATCAATATATATTATGAATGTTTTAATAGGATGTATCGGACGAACGTGGACAAGTTATTAAAATGTGCTTTTAGAGGATTATTAATTGCCCGTCGAAAAAGATAGGAAAAATACTATGAGTGATTTCCGACTTATTAAGAGTAGAAAAAAGAAAAAAGAAAAAACTGACTCTGTAAAATTCATTTTTTCAATGAATATTGAGACAGCTTCTTCGTTTTAGTCCTGTTATCTTACCTTGATCTTGCAGGTGATATTCAATACTTTAGGAGCAGAGTCCTGGAGGGGAACTGGTTTGACAATCGTTTTCATCAAACGTGTTATTCTCATCAGCCGGGTCATCTGCTTGAATGTCCGGTGTATTGCCGCTGAGTGTATTCTCACGAACAGCGTTGTCATTTGCAGTGGAGGTTAAAAGAATACCAGGTCCTACGTTCTTTTTCACCAAGTTCTGATCTACAATGTTCTGATCCGAGTCACTATCTAGCTCAATGCCTGTAAAGGCGTTCTTCTTTACTTTATTGGCGATGACCTTGTTGTTATCTCCGCCTGCTGCATCAATTCCATCTTCGTTATTATTTTTTATATTGTTATTAAAAATTAGGTTATTTTGAAAGCCAGTGAGGTCGATTCCATCGTTTGTATTTCGATTCGCATTATTGCCAATAATGAGGTTTCCATCCGCAAGCACAGAGATCCCATCATCCTCATTCCCTTTTGAAACATTATCAATGACATAGTGTGGACCGCTTTCCAATTCAATCCCTGAGAGTGCGTTACTTAATACTCTGTTTCTTAAAGCGAGATTGTTGAAACCATGCAGAACAATTCCAAAATCTTCATTTTCTATAAACTTACTCTCGATTACATAGTTGCTGCTCCCATCTATGTGAATTCCATCGGAACCATTCTCGTTGGATTCAATTTTAATAACTAAATTACGATCAGCAGCTGTATAGATTCCGATATTTCCATTGTTTTGTACTTCAAGATCACGGATGATGTTGTCACTTGAATTGACTAGAATTCCATTAACACTGTAGTCTCTTATCGTAAAACCGGCGATGGTTACAAAGCTTGAGGTTACAACGATTCCATCCCCTGGGGAACCTGTCCCATCGAGTATTGTCTGTCCTTTTCCTGCACCCAGAAGTCTAAGTCGATCCAATCCAGGTGGAATAACTACATTCTCTTGAAAAACACCTGCAGCTACCCGGATTGTATCTCCAGGATTTGCTCCAATGAAAGCTGTGTTAATACTGCCGCCAGCAGGAACATTAATTACTGCCATCTAATCTCACCTCCTTTCTATCAATCAATATATATTATGAATGTTTTAATAGGATGTATTGGACAAAAGTGGACAAGTTATTAAAATGTGCTTTTAGAGGATTACTAATAGCCCTTTGAAAAATGGAAGGAAAATTCATAAGTGATTTCCAAATAATTAAGAGGAGAAAAAAGAAAAAGCTGACTCTGTAAATTATTGAGACAGCTTCTTCGTTTAGTATCTAAATTTGAACATGCAAGTGATATTCTATCCTTTAGGAGCAGAGTCCTGGAGGAGAGCTTGTTTGACAATCGTTTTCATCAAACGTGTTATTTGTATCAGCTGGGGTATCTGCTTGAATGTCCGGTGTATTGCCACTGAGTGTATTCTCTCGAACAGCGTTGTCATTTGCATCCGATG
It encodes the following:
- a CDS encoding right-handed parallel beta-helix repeat-containing protein, which produces MAVINVLAGESINDAFNDADPGDTIRVAAGVFEENVVIPAGLDRLRLLGAGIGQTILDGTGSPGDGIVVNSSFVTISGFTVRDYTEDGIDIFTSDNILRDIEVRNNGSDGIDMPSGDRNLIFKITSVQNGIAGIHIDGSSNYVVESKFKENESFGIILHGSINLVLRNRVIGNAVDGIEVAGGHIVIDNVSKNNGDDGIDVGSDGNFIFGNNFNRNTSDGIDLSEFANNLVFNNNVKNNSEDGIDVAGGNNNSIVGNKVKKNAFTGIELDSDSDENIVDQNLVKKNVGPGILLTSDANDNAVRENTLSGNTPDIQADTPADTNNTFDENDCQTSSPPGLCS
- a CDS encoding right-handed parallel beta-helix repeat-containing protein, whose protein sequence is MAVINVPAGGSINTAFIGANPGDTIRVAAGVFQENVVIPPGLDRLRLLGAGKGQTILDGTGSPGDGIVVTSSFVTIAGFTIRDYSVNGILVNSSDNIIRDLEVQNNGNIGIYTAADRNLVIKIESNENGSDGIHIDGSSNYVIESKFIENEDFGIVLHGFNNLALRNRVLSNALSGIELESGPHYVIDNVSKGNEDDGISVLADGNLIIGNNANRNTNDGIDLTGFQNNLIFNNNIKNNNEDGIDAAGGDNNKVIANKVKKNAFTGIELDSDSDQNIVDQNLVKKNVGPGILLTSTANDNAVRENTLSGNTPDIQADDPADENNTFDENDCQTSSPPGLCS